From Sphingomonas hengshuiensis, one genomic window encodes:
- a CDS encoding XrtA/PEP-CTERM system exopolysaccharide export protein — protein sequence MRTTLFGRVFAAPLAGALLLSGCAGGGGRPELPPAGAASAREVPSDEYIIGPLDQLNVFVWRNPELSAKVQVRPDGRITTPLISDMPAVGKTPAMLADDLKYALGEYIKDPIVSVIVENFSGTFSQQVRVVGATEKPASIPYRANMTVLDAMISVGGLSEYAAGNRARLVRADKATGRQREYRIRLGDLLKNGDISANVRLEPGDVIIIPESMF from the coding sequence ATGCGTACCACGTTGTTCGGCAGGGTTTTTGCAGCGCCATTGGCGGGCGCGCTCCTGCTATCGGGATGCGCCGGCGGCGGCGGACGGCCCGAATTGCCGCCCGCAGGCGCCGCATCGGCGCGCGAAGTCCCCAGCGACGAATATATCATCGGCCCGCTCGACCAACTCAACGTCTTCGTATGGCGCAACCCCGAATTGTCGGCGAAGGTGCAGGTGCGCCCCGATGGCCGGATCACCACCCCGCTGATCAGCGACATGCCCGCAGTGGGCAAGACCCCCGCGATGCTCGCCGACGACCTGAAATACGCGCTGGGCGAGTATATCAAGGACCCGATCGTATCGGTGATCGTCGAGAATTTCTCGGGCACGTTCAGCCAGCAGGTCCGCGTCGTCGGCGCGACCGAGAAGCCGGCGTCGATCCCGTACCGCGCCAACATGACCGTGCTCGACGCGATGATCTCGGTCGGCGGGCTGTCCGAATATGCCGCGGGCAACCGCGCCCGGCTGGTCCGCGCCGACAAGGCGACCGGGCGCCAGCGCGAATATCGTATCCGGCTGGGCGACCTGCTCAAGAACGGCGACATTTCCGCCAATGTCCGGCTCGAGCCGGGCGACGTCATCATCATTCCCGAGAGCATGTTCTGA
- a CDS encoding pyridoxal-dependent decarboxylase, exosortase A system-associated: MTPKPVGPIPADYAGQAALTLGGQGVAALAEAGTPVYLYDGAAIAARVARLRAALPAQVGVHYAIKANPFAPLLAAIAPLVDGLDVASAGELDKAMVHKPASAISFAGPGKRDFELEAAIRAGATINLESEGEAARALAIGAGLGVAPRLAVRVNPDFELRGSGMKMGGRASPFGVDAARVPALVRRLIAEGADWRGFHIFAGSQSLDTDAVIETQAATVALAARLAEEAGAVPPLVNLGGGFGIPYFPGDRPLEVEAVGAALGEVLGQVSGVDFAVELGRWLVGEAGVYVTRIVDRKVSQGEIFLVVDGGLNHHLAATGNFGTVVRRNYPVALAERIGAAPEETVTIVGPLCTPLDRLADRVALPRAEVGDLVAIFASGAYGPSASPAAFLGHVPVREVLVPAPNA; the protein is encoded by the coding sequence ATGACTCCAAAACCGGTCGGGCCGATTCCCGCCGACTATGCCGGACAGGCGGCTTTGACCTTGGGCGGGCAAGGCGTGGCGGCGCTCGCCGAGGCGGGGACGCCGGTCTATCTGTACGACGGCGCGGCGATTGCGGCGCGGGTGGCGCGGTTGCGCGCGGCGCTGCCGGCGCAGGTCGGCGTGCATTATGCGATCAAGGCCAATCCGTTCGCGCCGCTGCTCGCGGCGATTGCGCCATTGGTCGACGGGCTCGACGTCGCGTCGGCGGGCGAGCTGGACAAGGCGATGGTGCATAAGCCTGCGTCGGCGATCAGCTTTGCCGGGCCGGGGAAGCGCGATTTCGAGCTCGAGGCGGCGATCCGGGCAGGGGCGACGATCAATCTGGAGTCCGAGGGCGAGGCTGCGCGGGCGCTGGCGATCGGCGCGGGGCTGGGGGTGGCGCCCCGGCTGGCGGTGCGGGTGAACCCCGATTTCGAGTTGCGCGGATCGGGGATGAAGATGGGCGGGCGCGCGTCGCCGTTCGGGGTCGATGCGGCGCGGGTGCCCGCGCTGGTGCGGCGGCTGATCGCGGAAGGGGCGGACTGGCGCGGGTTCCACATCTTTGCGGGGTCGCAGTCGCTGGATACCGACGCGGTGATCGAGACGCAGGCGGCGACGGTGGCGCTGGCGGCGCGGCTGGCGGAGGAAGCGGGGGCGGTGCCGCCGCTGGTCAATCTGGGCGGCGGGTTCGGCATCCCCTATTTCCCCGGCGACAGGCCGCTGGAGGTCGAGGCGGTCGGCGCGGCGCTGGGCGAGGTGCTGGGGCAGGTTTCGGGCGTGGACTTCGCCGTCGAGCTGGGCCGCTGGCTGGTCGGTGAGGCAGGGGTTTACGTGACGCGGATCGTCGACCGCAAGGTCAGCCAGGGGGAGATTTTCCTGGTGGTCGATGGCGGGCTCAACCATCATCTGGCCGCGACGGGCAATTTCGGGACCGTGGTGCGGCGCAATTATCCGGTCGCGCTGGCCGAGCGGATCGGGGCAGCCCCAGAGGAGACCGTGACGATCGTCGGGCCGCTCTGCACGCCGCTCGACCGGCTGGCCGACCGGGTGGCGTTGCCGCGCGCCGAGGTCGGCGACCTCGTCGCGATCTTCGCATCGGGCGCCTATGGCCCGAGCGCGAGCCCGGCGGCGTTCCTGGGACATGTCCCGGTTCGGGAAGTGCTTGTCCCGGCGCCTAACGCCTAA